In the genome of Acidimicrobiia bacterium, one region contains:
- a CDS encoding glyceraldehyde 3-phosphate dehydrogenase NAD-binding domain-containing protein: protein MTTRIGLMGFGRIGRNVFRQVRERKDIEVAAIVDVADPAALAYLLEYDTIFGRYPDDVSFTDGHLVAGPLRIPMLSTPEPGGVDWAALGVDIVVQATRKHRTAEHCARHLERGARRVILASTPEHPGDMDTVILGVNDHMLGPEDRMVALGSNSSNALAPTLKALHAAFGVERALFTIVHAFTNEARLADVPGGEFRTSRAAAENIIPAATNAAGIVEVALPEMAGRLAGIALNVPVADGSNVDLVAFLGRPTDREEVNAVMSRAAEASHVLAYTEDPIVSSDVIGDPHSGTWDGLATMLVDGTLLKAVVWFDNGWGYAARVVDMIGLMSALEEDS from the coding sequence GTGACCACCCGCATCGGACTCATGGGCTTCGGCAGAATCGGCCGCAACGTCTTCCGGCAGGTGCGGGAACGCAAGGACATCGAGGTGGCGGCGATCGTCGACGTCGCCGACCCGGCCGCACTCGCCTACCTGCTCGAGTACGACACCATCTTCGGCCGGTACCCCGACGACGTGTCCTTCACCGACGGTCACCTCGTCGCCGGACCACTGCGGATACCGATGCTCTCCACTCCCGAGCCGGGCGGCGTCGACTGGGCGGCGCTGGGTGTCGACATCGTGGTGCAGGCGACCCGCAAGCATCGCACCGCCGAGCACTGCGCCCGGCACCTGGAGAGAGGAGCCCGCAGGGTCATCCTGGCCTCCACGCCCGAACACCCGGGTGACATGGACACCGTGATCCTCGGCGTGAACGATCACATGCTGGGACCGGAGGACCGCATGGTGGCGCTCGGATCCAACTCCTCCAACGCCCTGGCACCCACCCTGAAGGCCCTGCACGCGGCGTTCGGCGTGGAACGCGCCCTCTTCACGATCGTTCACGCCTTCACCAACGAGGCCCGGCTCGCCGACGTGCCCGGCGGGGAGTTTCGTACCAGCCGGGCGGCGGCAGAAAACATCATTCCGGCGGCCACCAACGCTGCCGGGATCGTGGAGGTGGCCCTCCCCGAGATGGCGGGGCGTCTCGCCGGAATCGCCCTCAACGTCCCGGTCGCCGACGGTTCCAACGTCGATCTGGTCGCTTTCCTGGGCAGACCCACCGATCGAGAAGAGGTGAACGCCGTCATGTCCCGGGCCGCCGAGGCATCCCACGTCCTCGCCTACACCGAGGATCCGATCGTATCCAGCGACGTGATCGGAGATCCGCACTCGGGTACCTGGGACGGGCTGGCCACGATGCTGGTCGACGGGACCCTGCTCAAGGCGGTCGTCTGGTTCGACAACGGCTGGGGATACGCGGCGCGGGTGGTCGACATGATCGGCCTCATGTCAGCTCTCGAGGAGGACTCATGA
- the cofG gene encoding 7,8-didemethyl-8-hydroxy-5-deazariboflavin synthase CofG → MPFPAPDPELAASLIRGRGDVGGLLAEASRLRDEGRGRTVTYSRKVFIPLTTLCRDRCSYCTFARSPGAGGAFMTPEEVLGVARAGADRRCTEALITLGDRPEDRWPEARRFLDEQGLRSTMDYVVEQAAAVLEGTGLFPHVNPGIMTDTDLTALRPVSPSAGLMLENFSARLMEPGMPHHGSPDKEPALRLEVISAAGRVRVPFTTGILVGIGETVEEIVASLFAITAAAAESGAVQEVIVQNFRAKRGTVMRGRPEPTVAFFTRVVAVARWILGAEANLQVPPNLTERFEVYLDAGINDWGGVSPVTIDWVNPEAPWPHLDDLERRTTAAGFRLVPRLPVYPQYLSEEWIDPGLLPRLLEAADSDGYALSPRLESA, encoded by the coding sequence ATGCCTTTTCCCGCCCCCGATCCGGAACTGGCCGCATCCCTGATCCGAGGTCGCGGTGACGTCGGCGGCCTCCTCGCCGAGGCGTCTCGCCTGCGCGACGAGGGCAGGGGTCGAACCGTCACGTACTCGCGCAAGGTGTTCATTCCGCTGACGACGCTGTGTCGGGATCGCTGCTCCTACTGCACCTTCGCCAGGTCGCCCGGAGCCGGCGGCGCTTTCATGACCCCCGAGGAGGTCCTGGGCGTGGCGCGAGCCGGTGCCGATCGACGGTGCACCGAGGCACTCATCACCCTCGGCGATCGCCCCGAGGATCGATGGCCGGAGGCCCGCCGGTTCCTGGACGAACAGGGCCTGCGATCGACGATGGATTACGTGGTGGAGCAGGCCGCCGCAGTGCTGGAGGGAACGGGCCTGTTTCCGCACGTCAACCCGGGGATCATGACCGACACCGACCTGACTGCCCTGCGGCCGGTTTCCCCGTCGGCCGGTCTCATGCTCGAGAACTTCTCGGCGCGGCTGATGGAGCCGGGGATGCCGCATCACGGGAGCCCGGACAAGGAGCCCGCGCTTCGGCTGGAGGTGATCTCTGCCGCCGGAAGGGTGCGGGTCCCGTTCACAACCGGGATCCTGGTCGGGATCGGGGAGACCGTCGAGGAGATCGTGGCCAGCCTGTTCGCCATCACTGCCGCGGCGGCGGAGTCGGGAGCGGTCCAGGAGGTGATCGTGCAGAACTTCAGGGCCAAGCGGGGCACCGTCATGCGGGGGCGGCCCGAGCCCACGGTCGCCTTCTTCACCCGGGTGGTGGCGGTGGCGCGCTGGATCCTGGGGGCGGAGGCGAACCTGCAGGTGCCGCCCAACCTGACCGAGAGGTTCGAGGTCTACCTGGATGCAGGCATCAACGACTGGGGCGGCGTGTCACCGGTCACCATCGACTGGGTGAATCCAGAGGCGCCCTGGCCCCACCTCGACGACCTGGAGCGCAGGACGACGGCAGCCGGATTCCGGCTCGTCCCCAGGCTTCCCGTGTACCCGCAGTATCTGAGCGAGGAGTGGATCGATCCGGGCCTGCTGCCCCGTCTGCTGGAGGCGGCCGATTCCGATGGATACGCTCTCTCCCCACGATTGGAGTCTGCATGA